Proteins from one Acidobacteriota bacterium genomic window:
- a CDS encoding response regulator transcription factor, whose product MISILIVEDDEGIAMGLEDDLRLDGYEVAVARDGEDAVRRARERTFDLIVLDIMLPRKDGYQVCRELRHAGVATPIIMLTARAQDAEKVLGLEMGADDYVTKPFNPMELRARIKAVLRRSSGQLPRVYTFGDIQVDFRRCEVRRAGALVDISSLEFKLLTAFIEQRGRVLSRDQLLDAAWGSDVHVTDRAVDNHVVGLRRKIEADPAEPRFIISVRGMGYRFDG is encoded by the coding sequence ATGATCAGCATCCTGATCGTGGAAGACGACGAGGGGATCGCCATGGGCCTCGAGGACGATCTGCGGCTCGATGGCTACGAGGTGGCAGTGGCCCGCGACGGGGAGGACGCCGTCCGCCGCGCGCGCGAGCGGACGTTCGACCTGATCGTGCTCGACATCATGCTGCCCCGTAAGGATGGCTACCAGGTGTGCCGCGAGCTGCGCCACGCCGGCGTCGCGACGCCGATCATCATGCTCACCGCCAGGGCGCAGGACGCCGAGAAGGTGCTGGGGCTCGAGATGGGCGCCGACGACTATGTGACCAAACCATTCAACCCGATGGAGTTGCGGGCGCGGATCAAAGCCGTGCTCCGCCGCTCGTCTGGGCAACTCCCCCGCGTCTACACATTCGGCGACATCCAGGTGGATTTCCGACGATGCGAAGTGCGGCGCGCAGGCGCGCTAGTCGACATCTCGAGCCTCGAGTTCAAGCTCCTGACGGCGTTTATCGAGCAACGCGGCCGCGTCCTCAGCCGGGACCAGTTGCTCGATGCCGCCTGGGGCAGCGATGTTCACGTCACCGATCGCGCGGTGGACAACCACGTCGTCGGCCTCCGCCGCAAGATCGAGGCGGATCCGGCCGAGCCGCGCTTCATCATCAGCGTCCGCGGCATGGGATATCGCTTTGATGGCTGA
- a CDS encoding tetratricopeptide repeat protein, translated as MKRLWIVVLLAVLAAGGVCGQQTTGAQTSAGVQLEAAIKKEVVDGDLKTAIELYRKLAQATDRPVAAKALLRMGQCYEKLGDTDTREARKAYEQIVREFGDQAAVAAEARTKLAALAGGGGAAGGSTMAVKRVWAGPGAGSSISIGSVSADGRFVSFTDWGTGGLVIHDLATGQDRPVTNNALNGTSGESVESSLISPDSRQLAYNWYNPDGSYDLRVVGLDGSKPRVLRASGNGVSRVDPLAWSPDSRHLLTEFGKTDGTRDMMLMAVADGSTKLLKAMGADRSPGGVFSPDGRYIVWAVKDGISLFEVQTGRGSSLVPDLAPHEVLGWAPDGRHILFSSERSGSKDLWLVAVADGKAAGEPELVKKGYNGHALGFTRAGAFYYSFFNLAREVHITEWDPATGSLVTPLQPVSQRWVGVSRNPDWSPDGRFLAYIRNSTSKDSSIVVRSTSTGEERELQVGKMTIGMGLRWAQDGSAIVVPAFESGRGGNLMRVDAQSGHATPLMPLPGNWNYPRFDLSPDGRTIFYMKHRDVPNANRVQLLARDVQSARETEVIEGVGLNWVSVSPDGKRLVIGVEEDRSLVLRVLPATGGEAREVVRIPADEANYRVWASWTQDGRYLIFAKGQKGRPTGNVQAWRVATEGGEPQRLGLTVDELWWLRLHPDGRRLAIGTWKTSAEAWMMENFLPKAAAAPVARAK; from the coding sequence ATGAAGCGACTATGGATAGTGGTGCTCCTGGCAGTGCTCGCGGCAGGCGGAGTTTGTGGCCAGCAAACGACCGGCGCGCAGACAAGCGCCGGCGTGCAACTCGAGGCGGCAATCAAGAAGGAAGTGGTCGATGGCGATCTGAAGACGGCCATCGAGCTGTACCGCAAGCTCGCTCAGGCGACCGACCGCCCCGTGGCCGCGAAGGCACTTCTGCGGATGGGCCAGTGCTACGAGAAGCTCGGCGACACCGACACGCGAGAAGCGCGCAAGGCGTACGAGCAGATTGTGAGGGAGTTCGGCGATCAGGCCGCCGTGGCCGCCGAGGCCCGCACCAAGCTGGCGGCGCTCGCCGGGGGCGGCGGCGCGGCGGGCGGATCGACGATGGCCGTGAAGCGCGTCTGGGCTGGTCCTGGCGCCGGCTCCTCAATTTCCATCGGTTCCGTGTCCGCTGACGGCCGCTTCGTGTCGTTCACCGACTGGGGCACTGGCGGTCTCGTCATCCACGACCTCGCGACAGGTCAGGATCGGCCTGTCACGAACAACGCATTGAATGGCACGTCGGGGGAGTCCGTGGAGTCGTCGCTGATTTCGCCCGACAGCAGACAGCTTGCGTACAACTGGTACAACCCTGACGGCTCGTACGACCTACGCGTTGTCGGCCTCGACGGTTCGAAGCCGCGGGTGCTTCGGGCCTCCGGAAACGGTGTGTCCAGGGTCGATCCACTGGCGTGGTCGCCCGACAGTCGGCACCTGCTGACAGAGTTCGGCAAGACTGATGGAACCCGCGACATGATGCTGATGGCTGTCGCTGACGGCTCGACGAAGCTGCTGAAGGCGATGGGGGCGGACCGGTCGCCCGGGGGAGTGTTCTCGCCGGACGGACGGTACATCGTCTGGGCCGTCAAGGACGGCATCTCGCTGTTCGAAGTCCAGACAGGAAGAGGGTCTTCGCTGGTTCCGGATCTTGCACCACACGAAGTGCTGGGCTGGGCTCCCGACGGCAGGCATATCCTCTTCTCGAGTGAGCGGTCGGGGTCGAAAGACCTGTGGCTGGTCGCCGTGGCCGACGGGAAAGCCGCCGGCGAGCCCGAACTGGTGAAAAAGGGCTACAACGGCCACGCGCTGGGCTTCACGCGCGCCGGGGCTTTCTATTACTCCTTCTTCAATCTCGCCAGGGAGGTGCACATCACGGAATGGGATCCGGCGACCGGCAGCCTTGTCACGCCGCTCCAGCCCGTCTCACAACGCTGGGTCGGCGTCTCGCGCAACCCGGACTGGTCGCCCGACGGCAGGTTCCTGGCCTACATCCGCAATTCGACTTCGAAGGACTCTTCCATCGTCGTCCGCTCCACCAGCACGGGCGAGGAACGCGAACTGCAGGTCGGGAAGATGACAATCGGAATGGGTCTTCGATGGGCACAGGACGGAAGCGCGATCGTGGTGCCGGCGTTCGAGTCCGGAAGAGGCGGGAACCTGATGCGTGTAGACGCGCAATCCGGGCACGCAACGCCCCTGATGCCGCTGCCTGGCAACTGGAACTACCCGAGATTCGACTTGTCTCCCGACGGCAGGACGATCTTCTACATGAAGCACCGTGACGTTCCGAACGCCAACCGGGTACAACTGTTGGCGCGCGACGTACAGTCCGCCCGCGAAACCGAAGTCATCGAAGGGGTCGGACTCAACTGGGTATCGGTATCTCCCGACGGGAAACGGCTGGTCATCGGCGTGGAGGAAGACCGGTCGCTGGTCTTGCGTGTCCTGCCAGCGACGGGAGGAGAAGCGCGCGAAGTCGTCAGGATACCCGCCGACGAGGCGAACTATCGCGTGTGGGCATCGTGGACGCAGGATGGACGCTATCTGATCTTCGCCAAGGGTCAGAAGGGCCGGCCGACGGGAAACGTGCAGGCCTGGCGAGTCGCGACCGAGGGCGGCGAACCGCAGCGGCTCGGACTGACCGTGGACGAACTGTGGTGGCTGCGCCTGCACCCCGACGGCCGCCGACTGGCGATTGGCACGTGGAAGACCAGTGCGGAGGCGTGGATGATGGAGAACTTCCTGCCGAAGGCGGCCGCCGCTCCCGTCGCAAGAGCGAAGTAG
- a CDS encoding HAMP domain-containing sensor histidine kinase: protein MTHQPIAPSFGRWFRPPRHVLTLFLGVTGVLSLAMGWLAWQFVAQDRALAAQRAQERLDNAAETAVSVLRHGIDEIMQRLDALSKLPPSLAPAEFMAQASAVGDDAALILTGDRAFDVWPAGRLVFYPAAALTRNSPESTIAAFASGEGLEFQRRDLAGALRAFDPLTRSTNPQLRAGALLRTARIRAQLHQPDRALGAYEQLAGLGATPAEEMPAGLLARYGRCLVLREFGRGGDLGREAAALERDLNAGTWRLTRAEYKFYQAQARAWQPPTRVSEQKMAAAGSERLSAAMATIWSEWETARASATPATGSRVVTAESATVLVAWRSTAGRVAALVAGPRFIDAHFVEPARAALTRYRARAILADADGHSPGAGRRTGGEALTGSDRQVQRAIADTGLPWSVRIIDADPGAEIAMTASRRQVVLAGLVALGLFVLAGGTFIVRAVNRELEVSRLQTDFVAAVSHEFRTPLTSMRQVSELLLEGRVPEARREEYYRMQQRDSQRLQRLVESLLDFGRMESGAREYRPEPVDITALARAVADEFSASVAVAGYRVETTLQSEGICVSADREALGRAIWNLLDNAVKYSPSHKTVWLTTAVSDDSVKISVRDRGVGVPPADQRRIFDKFARGANAAAIGAKGTGLGLAMVQHIVGAHGGNVQVDSTPGDGSTFTITLPATT from the coding sequence TTGACGCATCAGCCCATCGCGCCTTCGTTCGGCCGCTGGTTCCGCCCGCCACGCCACGTGCTGACGCTGTTTCTCGGCGTCACGGGCGTGCTCTCGCTGGCGATGGGATGGCTCGCCTGGCAGTTCGTTGCCCAGGACCGGGCACTCGCGGCCCAGCGCGCGCAGGAGCGACTCGACAACGCCGCCGAGACAGCGGTCTCCGTGCTCCGGCACGGCATCGACGAAATCATGCAGCGGCTCGACGCGCTCTCAAAGCTGCCTCCCAGTCTGGCGCCGGCCGAGTTCATGGCGCAGGCTTCGGCCGTTGGAGACGATGCGGCGTTGATCCTGACTGGCGATCGGGCGTTCGATGTCTGGCCTGCCGGCCGCCTCGTCTTTTACCCGGCTGCGGCGCTCACACGAAACTCGCCGGAGTCGACGATCGCGGCGTTTGCCTCCGGCGAAGGGCTCGAGTTCCAGCGTCGCGACCTCGCCGGCGCTCTCCGCGCGTTCGATCCGCTCACACGCTCGACCAACCCACAGCTTCGCGCAGGCGCGCTCCTTCGAACCGCCCGGATTCGGGCACAACTCCACCAGCCCGATCGCGCGCTCGGCGCCTACGAGCAACTGGCCGGATTGGGAGCCACCCCCGCCGAGGAGATGCCGGCCGGACTCCTGGCGCGATACGGTCGATGCCTTGTGCTGCGAGAGTTTGGACGAGGCGGCGACCTCGGCCGAGAAGCCGCCGCGCTCGAACGCGATCTCAACGCCGGCACGTGGCGACTGACGCGCGCCGAATACAAGTTCTATCAGGCGCAGGCTCGCGCCTGGCAGCCCCCGACGCGCGTCTCCGAGCAGAAGATGGCGGCGGCCGGGAGTGAGCGGTTGTCGGCCGCAATGGCCACGATCTGGAGCGAGTGGGAGACCGCCCGCGCATCCGCGACGCCGGCCACCGGCAGCAGGGTGGTGACCGCTGAAAGCGCCACCGTGCTGGTCGCGTGGCGCAGCACAGCCGGACGTGTAGCCGCATTGGTTGCTGGACCTCGGTTCATCGACGCGCATTTTGTCGAGCCTGCCCGTGCCGCGCTCACCCGCTACCGCGCCCGCGCGATCCTCGCCGACGCCGATGGCCACTCTCCCGGCGCCGGCCGGCGGACGGGCGGCGAAGCGCTCACCGGCAGCGACCGTCAGGTGCAGCGCGCAATTGCCGACACCGGGCTCCCCTGGTCCGTCCGCATCATCGACGCCGATCCCGGCGCGGAAATCGCGATGACTGCGAGCCGTCGTCAGGTCGTCCTCGCCGGCCTTGTCGCTCTCGGTCTGTTCGTGCTGGCCGGCGGCACCTTCATCGTCCGCGCTGTCAATCGCGAACTGGAGGTTTCGCGGCTGCAAACCGACTTTGTCGCGGCCGTGTCGCACGAGTTCCGAACGCCACTCACGTCGATGCGGCAAGTGAGCGAGTTGCTGCTCGAGGGACGGGTGCCGGAGGCGCGTCGCGAGGAGTACTACCGGATGCAGCAGCGCGACAGTCAGCGGCTGCAGCGCCTGGTCGAATCGCTGCTCGACTTCGGCCGCATGGAATCGGGCGCGCGGGAGTACCGCCCCGAGCCGGTCGACATCACGGCGCTCGCGCGCGCGGTCGCCGACGAGTTCTCGGCGAGCGTAGCGGTGGCGGGCTATCGTGTGGAGACGACGCTGCAGTCTGAGGGCATCTGTGTTTCGGCGGATCGCGAAGCGCTTGGGCGGGCGATTTGGAACCTCCTCGACAACGCGGTCAAGTACTCGCCATCGCACAAGACGGTGTGGCTGACAACTGCCGTCAGTGACGATTCCGTGAAGATCTCGGTGCGGGATCGCGGCGTCGGCGTGCCGCCCGCCGACCAGCGCCGCATCTTCGACAAGTTCGCGCGCGGCGCCAACGCGGCCGCCATCGGCGCCAAGGGCACGGGCCTGGGGCTCGCGATGGTGCAGCACATCGTCGGCGCGCACGGCGGAAACGTGCAGGTGGACAGCACGCCAGGCGACGGCAGCACGTTCACGATCACGCTGCCGGCGACAACGTAG
- a CDS encoding response regulator transcription factor, whose protein sequence is MARILVVEDELPIATLLRDDLALEGYQIEIVGDGEAAIAAAAAGRFDLAILDVMLPGKDGFEVCRELRASGQRMPIIMLTAKTQESDKVMGLEIGADDYVTKPFSPRELRARIKAVLRRASGETPEVYRFGQVEVDFGRRELRSGGAPVEVTTIEFKLLSAFIRHRGRVLSREQLLDQVWGHGIYVTDRAVDTHIVNLRRKVEPDPAVPQFVVSVRGAGYRFDG, encoded by the coding sequence ATGGCACGCATCCTCGTAGTCGAAGATGAGTTGCCGATCGCCACACTGCTTCGCGACGATCTCGCACTCGAAGGCTACCAAATAGAGATCGTCGGCGACGGCGAGGCAGCCATTGCCGCCGCAGCGGCGGGCCGCTTCGATCTGGCGATCCTCGATGTGATGCTGCCCGGCAAGGACGGCTTCGAGGTGTGCCGCGAACTGCGCGCCTCGGGCCAGCGCATGCCGATCATCATGCTCACCGCGAAAACGCAGGAATCGGACAAGGTGATGGGCCTCGAGATCGGCGCCGACGACTACGTCACGAAGCCGTTCAGCCCACGCGAATTGCGGGCGCGGATCAAGGCCGTGCTGCGCCGGGCGTCCGGCGAAACGCCCGAGGTCTACCGCTTCGGCCAGGTAGAGGTGGACTTCGGCCGGCGGGAGCTCCGGTCGGGCGGCGCGCCGGTTGAGGTGACGACGATCGAGTTCAAGCTGCTGTCGGCCTTCATCCGTCATCGTGGGCGGGTGCTCTCGCGGGAGCAGCTTCTCGATCAGGTGTGGGGACACGGCATCTATGTCACCGATCGCGCCGTCGACACGCACATCGTCAACCTGCGCCGCAAGGTCGAGCCCGATCCAGCCGTCCCGCAATTCGTCGTGAGCGTGCGGGGCGCCGGGTATCGCTTCGACGGGTAG